A genomic segment from Drosophila miranda strain MSH22 chromosome 3, D.miranda_PacBio2.1, whole genome shotgun sequence encodes:
- the LOC117188426 gene encoding nucleoprotein TPR-like isoform X3 produces MDLCGPQSLDRILEPDELNLVPENLQKKLSGYIEKFADEYCKNRAAANRLAESEQQREELQNAVEDYKVKLSNFDQNVNELRTQLDQVSAERDHLLETVRSNEQIASSFRQEKNSIIGERDSLLTLIERQNAELERLKEDLHSYRQQLSNAISAKCEAIARVDEIQSKEVALQSKEQRIENERIMLQNEIRLLNSDLNRNNSELQNIRRENSFNTIQLENSLREKCDALQILQAEHAQVVEAVGQLNEKIGELTSNAYKQSMASEKYVATLKNELDAKNKLFEIYKSTEDQNQADKNELLQGIAEMKRMLSEVTEQHDKVEAELSSTKQQHSSELAERDATITDLRREISEANRLLAQSKGRGLEEAICKLSPSAAVASRVIHPDFTITELYLKYVKALDELELANLDKSKMKLHIESMYKEIQERAPEIEQLRIDFENLKEAYDHIIPERNALFEKKQFLEEKLERVTFDLKSITKNNHLLEKSTKDLGRQVCSLLDELNCLRAGVPHVNHNRSGDSTSQSNNFDVITDHLVTFDSIVELQAQNQKLLHLTRQLSQTIDEQEKERNTEMLQMDKERGKRAQERCSLLEEQLTEKNNALNLLSSKCERYQKYFFAAQKRQGRQTVNLDDSAADMDVSESSTLNTSAKAAEHTKEEVGKLEQRIHSLERQLVEESNKYASLKENYEYYTSEKRKNDALAQEQFDSMRKEVRELTSNNCKLLNATDFQKEQIDILNRNIEAFKKQISALEDRNRNYEKTIIKHEQTMHLLKDETLAAHKKSAAAEAEAYNLRQENRSLKDTSARLQIEKESFRRDHQSQSLLLNNLEFIKSNLERSETEGRLRLEQRLGDAARELAAQRRHQQEEQEKFQETVNEFKRQTETAIKLKDEEKQQAEKWKAELVSVREELAQKTIQVNDLSKKLQESLTPSMNENPVTAANKRAREFELKYNQAAVEIESLKNELASLRAHGEQFYKMSQTAEAEVKRLHELHSEMVANHEDEMKKWKNAEGELRARIDELEAEAMLSNVTEQSRTINQTDQVKASQDELKTVLEKLTESGRTIRTLRSENTTLAESLHEVEVKYAHEMVLHSTDIQDLTSLKTDNFKLRDELNQLKTGRESLQAAHDALVKSNAEAQSLLEKEKEESDRRVADLNALNATLHDQIEALATKLTALSQSGSGQGQNSSILNESLAMDADQSLNISGMAVKEIRSNEQLLKIIKFLRHEKDLCVAKLDIVKAENARLASELTIQQKKVDELNACLNQERSRNQTDVVLTSKHAEVLRKIETLNAITDSNRILREERNSLTQRVTELTSRIQSLEKELFPLQCGNKELTSKIEELNLENTSLRTEAVKWRQRANVLVEKSNRNPEEFKRIQTERESLAKQLTAERELSKKQNEEIGSLRSELPALTGKVQALDEARKKQMEESINLRQTNTRQSQDIMELKNRLLQKEEELLKATDDLETMT; encoded by the exons ATGGATCTGTGCGGTCCACAATCGTTGGACCGCATACTTGAACCCGACGAGTTAAATCTCGTGCCGGAGAACTTGCAAAAGAAGTTGTCGGGGTACATTGAAAAGTTTGCAGATGAGTACTGCAAGAATCGTGCGGCGGCTAATCGTTTAG CCGAATCTGAACAACAGCGGGAGGAGTTGCAGAACGCGGTCGAGGATTATAAGGTGAAGTTGTCGAATTTCGATCAAAATGTCAATGAGCTGCGCACCCAGCTGGACCAAGTTTCCGCAGAGCGTGATCATCTGCTGGAGACTGTCCGAAGCAACGAGCAAATCGCGTCCTCCTTCAGGCAGGAGAAGAACAGTATAATTGGGGAGCGTGACTCGCTATTGACGTTGATAGAACGTCAGAATGCGGAGCTAGAACGTCTGAAAGAGGATCTGCACAGCTACCGTCAGCAGTTGAGCAACGCCATCTCTGCCAAATGCGAAGCCATTGCGCGCGTAGACGAGATCCAAAGCAAAGAGGTGGCTCTACAGTCGAAGGAGCAGCGTATCGAGAACGAGCGTATCATGCTGCAAAATGAGATTCGGTTGCTCAACAGCGATCTTAACCGCAACAACAGCGAGCTGCAGAACATCCGCAGAGAGAACTCCTTTAACACAATCCAGCTGGAGAACAGTCTGAGGGAGAAGTGCGATGCACTTCAAATACTGCAGGCCGAGCATGCCCAGGTCGTGGAGGCCGTTGGCCAGTTGAACGAGAAGATAGGGGAGTTGACCAGCAACGCCTACAAGCAGTCCATGGCATCAGAAAAGTACGTTGCCACCTTAAAGAACGAGCTCGATGCCAAGAACAAGCTCTTTGAAATTTACAAGAGCACAGAGGATCAGAATCAGGCGGACAAGAACGAGCTATTGCAGGGCATCGCCGAGATGAAGCGCATGCTGAGCGAAGTGACTGAGCAGCACGACAAGGTAGAGGCCGAGCTGAGTTCcacaaagcagcagcacagcTCTGAGCTAGCAGAACGCGATGCAACAATAACGGATTTAAGAAGGGAAATCTCCGAGGCAAATCGCTTACTGGCTCAGTCCAAGGGTCGAGGTCTGGAGGAGGCAATCTGCAAGTTGTCTCCGAGTGCGGCTGTTGCCAGTCGGGTGATCCATCCCGACTTCACGATCACCGAACTGTACTTGAAGTATGTCAAGGCCCTCGACGAGCTGGAGCTAGCGAATCTCGATAAGTCCAAAATGAAGCTGCACATCGAGTCCATGTATAAGGAGATCCAAGAGCGTGCCCCTGAGATTGAGCAGCTGCGTATTGATTTCGAAAATTTGAAAGAAGCCTACGACCATATAATCCCGGAGCGTAATGCACTATTTGAGAAGAAACAATTCCTCGAGGAGAAACTGGAGAGGGTAACCTTCGACTTGAAATCCATCACAAAGAATAACCATCTGCTGGAAAAATCAACGAAGGACCTCGGCCGGCAGGTGTGCTCGCTGCTGGACGAGCTGAATTGCCTGCGTGCAGGAGTCCCCCACGTAAATCACAACAGGTCGGGAGATAGCACGAGCCAATCAAATAATTTTGACGTCATTACCGATCACCTAGTCACCTTTGATTCGATCGTCGAATTGCAGGCACAGAACCAGAAACTCTTGCACTTGACGCGCCAGCTATCGCAGACAATAGATGAGCAAGAAAAAGAAAGGAATACGGAAATGTTGCAAATGGACAAAGAGCGTGGCAAGAGGGCCCAAGAAAGGTGTTCCCTGCTGGAAGAGCAGCTCACGGAGAAGAACAATGCGCTTAATCTTTTAAGCTCCAAGTGTGAGCGCTACCAGAAGTATTTCTTTGCTGCCCAAAAGAGACAGGGTCGTCAGACCGTCAATCTGGATGATTCGGCTGCGGATATGGATGTTAGCGAATCTAGTACTCTGAACACGTCGGCAAAGGCCGCAGAACACACTAAGGAAGAGGTCGGGAAGCTGGAGCAGCGCATACACAGTCTGGAAAGGCAGTTGGTGGAGGAGAGCAACAAATACGCATCGCTTAAGGAGAATTACGAATACTACACTAGCGAGAAGCGAAAGAACGACGCTCTGGCCCAGGAACAGTTCGATTCGATGCGCAAGGAAGTTCGCGAGCTGACATCCAACAACTGCAAGCTgctgaatgccacagatttccAGAAAGAGCAGATCGATATACTAAACAGGAACATTGAGGCGTTCAAAAAGCAGATATCGGCCCTTGAGGATCGAAACAGGAACTACGAAAAGACTATCATCAAGCACGAGCAGACCATGCACCTACTCAAGGATGAAACACTGGCGGCCCACAAAAAGTCGGCTGCCGCCGAAGCAGAGGCCTACAATCTGCGGCAGGAGAACCGCTCATTAAAGGACACGTCCGCCCGCCTGCAGATCGAGAAGGAGAGCTTCCGTCGTGATCACCAAAGCCAGTCGCTTTTGCTCAACAATTTGGAGTTTATCAAGTCCAACCTCGAGAGATCTGAGACTGAGGGACGCTTGCGCCTCGAGCAGAGGCTAGGTGATGCAGCTCGAGAGCTGGCTGCCCAGCGACGTcaccagcaggaggagcaggaaaAATTCCAAGAGACTGTCAACGAGTTCAAGCGCCAAACCGAGACTGCCATCAAGCTGAAGGACGAAGAGAAGCAGCAAGCCGAGAAGTGGAAAGCAGAGCTCGTAAGTGTCCGCGAGGAGCTTGCCCAAAAGACGATTCAGGTGAACGATCTGAGCAAGAAACTGCAGGAGAGCCTGACGCCCTCGATGAATGAGAATCCCGTAACGGCAGCCAACAAAAGGGCCCGAGAATTCGAGCTCAAGTACAACCAGGCTGCGGTTGAGATTGAATCGCTCAAGAACGAGCTGGCCTCGTTGCGGGCGCATGGCGAGCAGTTCTACAAGATGTCACAGACTGCCGAGGCCGAAGTCAAGCGCCTGCACGAGCTGCACTCCGAGATGGTGGCCAATCACGAGGATGAGATGAAGAAATGGAAGAACGCCGAGGGCGAGCTCAGGGCACGCATCGACGAACTGGAGGCCGAGGCCATGCTCTCGAATGTCACCGAACAGAGCAGGACCATAAACCAGACAGATCAGGTCAAGGCCTCCCAGGATGAGCTGAAGACTGTTCTTGAGAAGCTCACCGAATCGGGTCGCACAATCCGCACTCTGCGATCTGAGAACACGACGCTGGCCGAGTCGCTGCACGAAGTGGAAGTAAAGTATGCCCACGAAATGGTCTTGCACTCCACCGACATCCAAGACCTTACCAGTCTGAAGACTGACAACTTCAAATTGAGGGACGAGCTAAACCAGCTGAAGACGGGACGGGAATCGCTGCAGGCCGCCCACGACGCGCTGGTCAAGTCGAACGCCGAGGCCCAGAGCCTTCTGGAGAAGGAGAAAGAGGAGTCGGACAGGCGCGTGGCCGACTTGAATGCTCTGAATGCGACTTTGCACGATCAGATTGAAGCACTGGCCACAAAGCTGACGGCCTTGAGTCAGTCGG GTTCGGGTCAGGGTCAGAACAGCTCCATTCTTAACGAATCTCTGGCTATGGATGCCGACCAAAGTCTCAACATTTCCGGCATGGCTGTAAAAGAGATCCGCAGCAACGAGCAGCTTCTGAAGATCATTAAGTTCCTGCGCCACGAAAAGGATCTATGTGTGGCAAAGCTGGACATTGTAAAGGCTGAGAATGCACGCCTAGCGTCGGAGCTCACCATTCAGCAGAAGAAGGTGGACGAGCTGAATGCCTGTCTAAACCAGGAACGCTCCAGGAACCAGACCGACGTGGTTTTGACCTCTAAGCACGCCGAGGTGTTGCGCAAGATCGAGACCCTGAACGCCATCACAGATAGCAATCGCATCCTGCGAGAGGAGCGAAACAGTCTCACACAGCGCGTGACGGAGCTGACTAGCCGCATCCAGAGTTTGGAAAAGGAACTGTTCCCGCTTCAATGCGGCAACAAGGAGCTAACATCGAAGATCGAAGAACTCAATTTGGAGAACACCTCGCTGCGCACCGAGGCCGTCAAATGGCGTCAGCGAGCCAATGTCTTGGTGGAGAAGAGCAATCGCAATCCAGAGGAGTTCAAGCGGATTCAGACAGAGCGCGAGAGCCTGGCCAAGCAGCTCACGGCTGAAAGGGAACTTAGCAAGAAACAAAACGAAGAGATTGGCTCCCTGAGGTCAGAGCTGCCAGCGCTGACAGGAAAAGTACAAGCCCTGGACGAGGCCCGCAAGAAGCAGATGGAGGAGTCCATAAATCTCCGGCAGACAAACACACGCCAGTCGCAGGACATCATGGAGCTGAAGAACCGACTGTTACAGAAGGAAGAGGAACTGCTGAAGGCCACCGATGACCTGGAGACGATGACCTGA